The DNA region TAGTGAAAATTGGCAAATCTCTGTCTATCCGAAAGAAGCTCCATCCCATCTCCGACCGCCATTCCTCTACGTGCCAAAGGTATCCTTTATTGCCTATTTATGTCTTCTTAAATTGGCCTATTTGATAAGAAATTGGTACAAATCCTGCATTTTTAGATCGGAGAAATAAATATTAGGGATTCAATTTTTCAGTCTTCGTCtgcatttaaatatttaatttatgtTCCTATTTGTGCCTCGTAGATCAATTCGAAGTTTGTACTCTTTAAAGATCAACAATTTCTGCTGCCACTGAGAACAGTCTTGGTGGGGGGcgccgggggggggggtgggtttGGTTTATCTATGTGCCTACACTTCATACTCTTCATACGTTTAAACAACGTGTAAGCGCCCAATGGCAGAGCCAGGAATTTATGCAAGGAATTTAAAATAGAATAACTAGAATGTCACACTTGAGATTTGAACCTGTGACCTAAAACAATTATCAAGCCTCCATTACCAATATACTATAGTTTTTCCTTATGCCAAGGGGATTCAACAGTTTGTATGTAGCCAAAAACATTCGTTTTGCCCTATTTGTGCGGTATAATTTTCTGACAAAGAGGATTCAGTTGAACCCACTTGGCACTACATAGCTCCACCCCTGTAAGTGGCTGTAGTAAGTTTTTACTCTTCCTAGTGCATTCGCACATTCTCTTATCAAGTAAAAGCTAGATCAGTAATACGTTTTTACCTTTGTTAGATCAAAAAGAGGGTACAATAGAATAGCTGAATTGGGAAACTCATTTGGTGCTTCAGGCTAGTCCGAGTGATGTCTTGCAGGATGTTTTGACTTATTTGAGATAATTAGCTGAAGACTTCCTGGAAGATAGGCAACTCTTTGAGCATGTTAACATCTTTTGTTGCTCAGAGTGTGGggaaatatatttattaagCTGATGAAATGTCGAAGCTGTGTTTCTTTCTGGCATGGTCTGGTGTTTGGTTTGTTTTTGAGAAGGAAACTGATTTTGCTGTGAGAGATTTGTTCTTGGATAGAGTAATAAGTTGAAACTGGACATACATGATTGCAACCGTGTATGGATTATAATACTTTTTGAATGTTTTGTTCTTGTGCTAGTTATTTAAGCTCTGGTCATGGTTCCTGAGGTAGATCCAGATGATCATGCTCTGATGATTGAAGAAAATCATCCGCATACGATGCTAATTGATCCAAAAAGAGATCGCTTTCCGTGCTGCATTGTATGGTCACCACTTCCTGTCCTGTCTTGGTTTATCCCCTTTATTGGGCATATAGGTATTTGTAGGGAGGATGGCGTAATCTTGGACTTTGCAGGCCCAAACTTTGTGTCTGTTGACAATTTCACATTTGGGGCACCAACGCGCTATTTCCAAATAAGCCGAGAGCAGGTATGTTTGCTGGCTCTtactgtttaaaaaaaaaaaaaaaaaaaaaagaaacatcgTATGGTCATTTGGATACTGCTCTTACTGGGTTTGTTTCTGTTGAGGAGCTCCTTACTCTTATAAACTGTCACTGGCTTGTTGTTCCCTTGCTCTTGGTTCTACCTGCAGTTTTTCCATCTAAGCAGATCTAATAACTCTATgggcttttttcatttttggcccggccgaaattaattacgggcgctagccaaaatatacaaaacctatacactgattacgtatattatatgtatatatgcgtttatattttgtgtataaaatatgtatgttatatgcatatttatatttatactttatataccaaacctatacatttgctggctattattcttttgagcggtccaaaaatttaattattctaAACTTTACTATGTGATTGAGTAGGATTCGTGATTTTGCTATTCGGCTGGTTAGTCGTGATGTATATTCACTTTGTTTGTGTCGTTTTTGTGGCAAATAGTGCTGCTGCATTTCTCCTTATTCAGCTGATGAACATACGGGTGAATATGCCCAGAACCATGATGAAACTGGAAGCAATGTTGACACTTGGGAATCTGCCTTACGGAAGAGCATTCAAGAATTCCAACACCAATCTTACAGCATTTTCACTTGCAACTGCCACTCATTTGTAGCTAATGGTTTAAACAGGCTGGGGTTTCAGGCTGGTGGATGGAATGTAGTCAACTTggccattttcatttttctcaaggGACGTTGGGTAAATAAAACATCTATTGTTAAAACCTATTTACCGCCTCTCGTTGTGCTTGGTTTAGGACTCATCTTTGGAGGAGGGACTTTCCTTACTTACCTGATGATTTTCATGTTTGTTCTTATTGGTTGGTTTCTCCTCGGTACATACTGTTTCAAGAAGTTAATCCATGTGTAGTCTGACACTTGTAATTTTGGACATGATACAAGTAACTTGTTTAGTTATAATGCTCATGTCTTAGAGCTGGTAACTTCAGAAAGGTACTCAGTTGGGAAAGCTGGCTTCTGTTCCGCTTAAAAGATTTTTGAAAGTGGTTGTTTCTTGTTCTGTTGAGACTTGATGTAGTAGAGGCTTGAACTTATGTGATGTCCCAGCAGGGACAAGAGGCTTGAATTTTTGGTCcagggaaggaaaaaaaaaaaaaaaagaaatgtgaAAATTGTAAATTTTGTGGGGGATTTAATCTAGAATTTTATGTTTTGGTTATTAGTTATCATATTGTCATTGTGGCAATGACCCCAAAATCCCTCAACCTTTTCTCATCTTAGACTATTTTTTGAACCCTTTTTGATTTCCTAATGTGGGTCTTAAAGAGGATTTGGGACTTCATCTTGAAAGGTGAAATTTGAAAGATCTTTTAAGTCTTTTATAGAGGGAGTATTCTGGGTATTGACAGAGAGGAATAACTTTGTAGCTTTGGGAGTGAACCTGCTGAGTTTATGGCCTGGTGATGAAGAAAAGGTGAAGAAtgtgcgaattgcccttcttttggggtggtatttaaattttgcccctcatatttgtggtctttaaattttacccttcgctaaaacacacacacatttcgGGTTCAACTCCACACACacaatcaaaaatttaaaaaaaaattgcaaagcagagtttaaatttcgctatgccccgtccggcagactttgccttgaagcatatatatatatatatatatatatatatttaacttttcaaggtaaacttttagtaatgccttaactaaaagtgtgccacataaaacataactaaaagtatgtcctataaggcgtaagttttccttaaggcataactaaaagtttgccttataaagcAAGGTTTAAATTTTGCTATGCCCCTTCCGagatttttagttatgtttaactataAGTCCACGAGGCGAgattttgttttatatatatatatatatatatatattacttttcaaggtaaacttttagttatgccttaattaaaaaatatgcgccaaagacataactaaaagtatgcccataaggcggaacttttccttaaggcataacttaaactttgccttataaggtaaagtctatgccttaaggaaaagttcttgccttatggggcataattttgttatgtcTTAGCTAAAattctgccccataaggcataactgaactatgtcttaggaaaaattctgccttatggggcagacttttagttatgtcggatccggcataactttagcttttccttcaagattgtatgccggatccggcatacactcccccagttctgccttgtgaaattatttttttattttatacttgagcgggggttcgaacccaaaacttcatgtattcgcccacctttccaagcgaagggcacatattaaagatcacaaatatgaggggcaaaatttaaagaccacaaatttgaggggcaaaagttaaagaccaccccaaaagaagggcaatccgcgcgaAAAAATGAATGTGACTGgagggggaaaaaaagaagaagctgaaATTATGCTAATTTTTAATTTGTGATCATGTTTTAAACAGTAACCATTAGAAGTGGAATTTATGCAAATAGCACATGAGAAGAAGAAGTTTTTCTACTGGGATCCTTTCTAAttcctctgtctcaatttatgtgatacatttttcctttttagtcgtTTAAAATGAACGATTACCTTTCTATGTTAATAATCaacttaactttaaacttttcatttttaatcttaaaatatgtTTTGTCAATTTTCTAAAACATTGCTTTACTTTGAGGGGAAAATTGGCAAATAGCCACTTTTACACTTGCAATTATACATTAGCCACTATTTTAAAAGCTATTAGGAGTAGCATTTAGCTACTTTTGTTACACGAAAAACGTTTTGGACCAAAAATAGGCTATGTTTAATCAAATGCCTAGTGACATGATCAAAGTCAATGACCGTAAGCTGTGTCCGTTACTCACCCAACTAGAACATGGAAAAACTACATGAACAACTATTATACATTGGACATTCACAAAGCAAACAGTGTTGGAGCTTCTCtgttgaaaattatgaaaaacgTAGTATGAGCAGATTTCAAAAGCAGTAGCATCAATTTGCAAATGTTGAAATTATAGTACTGAGGACAAAAGAGATATCAtcggtaatatttttttttcacattgtTTAATAAGAGATATACAAAAATGCTTTTATTGCTTAaaagttctttttattttgatccTCAAATCTCTTAAAAAGTACTTTCAGGAAAAAAGTATTTTCAggctcccaaaaaaaaaaaaaaaaaaaaaacttggccaaacaagctactaatatttataacatattttaaattataagtcttaaacttttttgtttttaaattttatataaattaaaatgtatTACATAAAATGGGAAGGAAGATTAACAATGAAGGCTCGATTGACCAGCAGAGATCAGATAAGTACTAAAACGTAGAGCTACGTGCACAAATAGATATACTTGACACGTTTGCTTACAGATGAGGAAAATTTATATtcagaaaggaaaaataaataaaaaagtagaATATGATACCAAAActttcatatattttgatattcttattttgattgataGCAATCGGTAGCAGTAATGGCATTTCTCAAATCTTTAGGTCATTGGAAGTGAGTATTTGTGAGGTACTTCTAACAAGGATTACTCTTTCCTAtgaccaaaaaataaaaataaaaagtattacTCTTTTCTGGGTAATAATATAGATTATTATCCCTGATTTATTAATTGAGATAATATATTATGTAAAAAACATAAACTTTTGAGTTTTAAAAAGAACAATTATGGGTACTTTCTACTATATCTCGCacaagtttaatcctacaaaagctCCAGAAAGTGTATCTAATTCATGCACCAAATAATAATTGCATGACGTAAgtcatatacacaaaatattttaCCTAATCACactctctccgtctcaatttaagtgtcttagtttaactagccacaaaattaaaaaataaagaaattttttaaatcttatgatcttaaattaaaaatatgtataatgtacTATACTGTTCTATGCATCTTGTAATTATAAACTTATCACGTaaaatgtttgaattgtcaacttattaaatatagaaagatatttttttgaaacagaTAAAAAAGGATAATAAGACACCTAAATTGGAATAGAGAAAGTATTAGTTACTTTGTCCGTTTCAAGTtaaatgtcttacttttctttttgatctgtctaaaaaaaaaatatttagtaaGCTAATAaatgtaaaatcataaaattcaacgaatatttacatattcttaaTTTATacccataaaataaaaaaattctttatatttattttttaaaacttttaaaattaagaaatttaatcTCAATTAAGGTGGTTTTATATGAAAGTGGCAACTAGTTTTCCTAAACCAGAAGTGCCCGTGGTTAGAGAGTAATCATCAAGGATTGAAAACTAAGGGCAGTTGCAGAAATGGAGGACTGGAAAGTGACCTATCGTTTACTTACACACTGCAA from Lycium ferocissimum isolate CSIRO_LF1 chromosome 2, AGI_CSIRO_Lferr_CH_V1, whole genome shotgun sequence includes:
- the LOC132035049 gene encoding protein RTE1-HOMOLOG isoform X2; the protein is MVPEVDPDDHALMIEENHPHTMLIDPKRDRFPCCIVWSPLPVLSWFIPFIGHIGICREDGVILDFAGPNFVSVDNFTFGAPTRYFQISREQNHDETGSNVDTWESALRKSIQEFQHQSYSIFTCNCHSFVANGLNRLGFQAGGWNVVNLAIFIFLKGRWVNKTSIVKTYLPPLVVLGLGLIFGGGTFLTYLMIFMFVLIGWFLLGTYCFKKLIHV
- the LOC132035049 gene encoding protein RTE1-HOMOLOG isoform X1 yields the protein MVPEVDPDDHALMIEENHPHTMLIDPKRDRFPCCIVWSPLPVLSWFIPFIGHIGICREDGVILDFAGPNFVSVDNFTFGAPTRYFQISREQCCCISPYSADEHTGEYAQNHDETGSNVDTWESALRKSIQEFQHQSYSIFTCNCHSFVANGLNRLGFQAGGWNVVNLAIFIFLKGRWVNKTSIVKTYLPPLVVLGLGLIFGGGTFLTYLMIFMFVLIGWFLLGTYCFKKLIHV